One window of the Pedobacter ginsengisoli genome contains the following:
- the fabD gene encoding ACP S-malonyltransferase, with amino-acid sequence MKAYVFPGQGAQFSGMGKELYENEQAKALFEKANEIIGFRISDIMFSGSDEELKETKVTQPAIFLHSVILAKTLGEEFKPDMVAGHSLGEFSALVAASALSFEDGLKLVITRANAMQKACELQPSTMAAILGLADDVVENICNSIDEVVVAANYNCPGQIVISGSIEGVDIACAKLTEAGAKRALKLNVGGAFHSPLMEPARIELKEAIENVTILPPVCPIYQNVDPSPNTDPEKIKSNLITQLTGAVKWTQTIERMIADGATEFVEVGPGNVLQGLVKKVNRALPTSSAAIS; translated from the coding sequence ATGAAAGCATATGTATTTCCAGGTCAAGGCGCACAATTTTCTGGTATGGGAAAAGAACTATACGAAAATGAGCAGGCCAAAGCATTATTTGAAAAGGCGAATGAAATTATAGGATTTCGCATCAGCGATATTATGTTCTCTGGTTCGGATGAAGAACTTAAAGAAACCAAAGTTACACAGCCGGCAATATTTTTACATTCAGTTATTTTAGCAAAGACATTAGGCGAAGAATTTAAACCCGATATGGTTGCAGGACATTCATTGGGTGAGTTTTCTGCTCTTGTTGCAGCGTCAGCCTTATCATTTGAGGACGGTTTGAAATTGGTTATAACCAGGGCAAATGCAATGCAAAAAGCATGTGAGCTTCAGCCATCAACTATGGCCGCAATACTCGGACTGGCGGATGATGTTGTTGAAAATATTTGCAATAGCATCGATGAAGTAGTGGTAGCGGCAAATTACAACTGTCCAGGTCAGATTGTTATTTCAGGAAGTATTGAAGGTGTTGATATTGCCTGTGCAAAATTAACCGAAGCTGGAGCGAAACGTGCCTTAAAGCTTAATGTAGGTGGCGCATTTCACTCACCATTGATGGAGCCTGCCAGAATAGAATTAAAAGAGGCTATAGAAAATGTGACCATATTACCTCCTGTATGTCCTATTTATCAGAATGTAGACCCTAGCCCAAATACGGATCCTGAAAAAATTAAATCTAATTTAATTACTCAATTAACAGGAGCAGTGAAATGGACGCAGACAATAGAGCGAATGATTGCTGACGGAGCAACTGAGTTTGTTGAAGTTGGCCCGGGAAATGTATTACAAGGTTTGGTAAAAAAGGTTAACAGAGCACTGCCAACTAGTTCTGCAGCCATAAGCTAA
- the folE gene encoding GTP cyclohydrolase I FolE: MNHTDHLDETEDGYIKIDRYNEGKINAVASHYKDILGQLGENPEREGLVKTPERVAKALQYLTHGYDLNPAEILRGAMFKEDYSQMVVVKDIEVFSMCEHHMLPFFGKAHVAYIPNGHIVGLSKIPRIVDAFARRLQVQERLTNEIRDCIQETLQPAGVAVVIECKHLCMAMRGIQKQNSVTTTSAFTGEFAKDKTRAEFLRLITANLH, translated from the coding sequence ATGAATCATACAGATCATTTAGATGAGACAGAGGACGGATACATAAAGATTGACCGTTATAATGAAGGAAAAATTAATGCCGTAGCTAGCCACTATAAAGATATATTGGGTCAGCTGGGCGAGAATCCGGAAAGAGAAGGGTTGGTTAAAACTCCTGAGCGCGTGGCTAAAGCTTTACAATATTTAACACATGGTTATGACCTTAATCCGGCAGAAATATTACGTGGAGCAATGTTTAAAGAAGATTACAGCCAAATGGTTGTGGTTAAAGATATAGAAGTGTTTTCTATGTGCGAACATCATATGCTTCCTTTTTTTGGCAAGGCACACGTTGCTTATATCCCTAACGGTCATATTGTTGGCTTAAGTAAAATACCACGTATTGTAGATGCTTTTGCCAGACGATTACAAGTTCAGGAACGTTTAACTAACGAAATAAGAGACTGTATTCAGGAAACACTCCAGCCCGCTGGCGTTGCTGTAGTTATAGAGTGTAAACACCTTTGCATGGCAATGAGAGGAATACAAAAGCAAAATTCTGTTACCACCACATCAGCATTTACAGGAGAATTTGCAAAAGATAAAACAAGAGCTGAATTTTTAAGATTAATAACAGCGAACTTACATTAA
- a CDS encoding 6-pyruvoyl trahydropterin synthase family protein, with protein sequence MIYITRKASFNAAHKLSRPDWTEDKNTEVYGKCANPNWHGHNYQLYVTVKGEINPETGFLVDLKWLKDITNTYVVDKIDHKNLNLDVDFMKGKLASTENLAIAIWDQLYALIAESGAHLHSIKIYETENNFVEYFG encoded by the coding sequence ATGATATATATCACAAGAAAAGCGTCATTTAACGCAGCCCATAAACTTTCAAGGCCTGACTGGACCGAAGATAAAAATACGGAAGTTTATGGAAAATGTGCTAATCCAAACTGGCATGGACATAATTACCAGCTGTATGTAACGGTTAAAGGAGAAATTAATCCTGAAACAGGGTTTCTGGTAGATTTAAAATGGTTAAAGGACATTACAAATACTTATGTAGTTGATAAGATTGATCATAAGAACCTAAATCTGGATGTTGATTTCATGAAAGGAAAACTTGCCTCAACAGAGAATTTAGCTATAGCCATTTGGGATCAATTGTATGCACTTATTGCAGAATCGGGAGCCCATTTACATTCTATTAAAATTTACGAAACCGAGAATAACTTTGTTGAGTATTTTGGTTAA
- the mqnB gene encoding futalosine hydrolase, with amino-acid sequence MKILLVAATRPEIGLITEHFKLPEKDFMQTPEFDILITGVGMTATAFALGQHLSTKYNLVLNLGIAGCFDRSIPLGTVLNVITDEFAELGAEDRENFISIDELGFGKNSYTAYNNLLSESVIKLKKVKGITVNKVHGNEISISTVKARLNPITESMEGAAVLYGCENTGIPCLQIRSISNYVEPRNKAAWQIGLAIKNLNEWTIGFLTNT; translated from the coding sequence ATGAAGATTTTGCTAGTTGCCGCCACAAGGCCAGAAATCGGGTTAATAACCGAGCATTTTAAGCTCCCTGAAAAAGATTTTATGCAAACTCCTGAATTTGATATCTTAATTACAGGAGTGGGAATGACCGCAACAGCATTCGCATTGGGACAGCACCTATCCACCAAATACAATCTTGTATTAAATCTGGGAATTGCCGGATGCTTTGATCGTTCAATACCTTTGGGTACTGTCTTAAATGTAATAACAGATGAATTTGCAGAGCTTGGAGCCGAAGATCGTGAAAATTTTATCTCTATTGATGAGCTTGGATTTGGCAAAAACAGTTATACAGCATACAACAACCTGCTAAGTGAATCGGTAATAAAACTAAAAAAAGTTAAAGGGATAACTGTTAATAAGGTACATGGAAATGAAATAAGTATTTCGACCGTTAAGGCTCGCTTAAATCCAATAACAGAAAGCATGGAAGGAGCTGCTGTATTATACGGTTGTGAAAATACAGGCATTCCATGTCTGCAGATTCGCAGCATTTCCAATTATGTTGAGCCTAGAAACAAGGCTGCCTGGCAGATCGGTCTTGCGATAAAAAATCTAAACGAATGGACAATAGGATTTTTGACAAATACATAA
- a CDS encoding menaquinone biosynthesis family protein, with amino-acid sequence MKLSLGFSPCPNDTFIFDALIHHKIDTEGLEFEVFFDDVETLNQKAFKGELDITKLSFHAFAHVYEQYALLDAGSALGFGVGPLLICKNENLIHTPEKLTTNLKVGIPGKYTTANFLLGIAFPHLVDKQEMIFSEIESALIDNKIDAGLIIHENRFTYSEKGLHKIIDLGSYWEQLTGCAIPLGGIVINRNIDIETQQKVNRLLRKSVEFAFANPKSGIDFIKQHAQEMSEEVMYKHIELYVNKYSVNLGTEGRKAIDVLFKLAVEKGLIQPIDRDLYLIP; translated from the coding sequence ATGAAACTTAGTCTTGGCTTTTCTCCCTGCCCAAATGATACTTTTATCTTTGATGCCCTCATACACCATAAAATTGACACTGAGGGTTTAGAATTTGAGGTATTTTTTGATGATGTAGAAACCTTAAATCAAAAGGCCTTTAAAGGCGAACTAGACATCACTAAGCTTAGCTTTCATGCTTTTGCCCATGTATATGAGCAATATGCCTTATTAGATGCCGGAAGTGCTCTTGGATTTGGTGTAGGCCCCTTGCTTATCTGCAAAAATGAAAACCTCATTCATACTCCAGAAAAATTAACTACAAATCTTAAAGTTGGGATTCCGGGAAAATATACCACAGCAAATTTTCTGTTGGGGATTGCCTTTCCCCATTTAGTAGATAAACAGGAAATGATTTTCTCTGAAATCGAGTCTGCATTAATTGATAACAAGATTGATGCCGGCCTCATTATACATGAGAATCGCTTTACTTATTCTGAAAAGGGGCTTCATAAAATTATTGACCTTGGAAGTTATTGGGAACAATTAACGGGCTGTGCCATCCCATTGGGAGGTATAGTAATTAACAGAAATATTGATATTGAGACACAACAGAAGGTAAACCGATTACTGCGAAAATCTGTTGAATTTGCTTTTGCAAACCCAAAATCGGGCATTGATTTTATTAAACAGCATGCCCAGGAGATGAGTGAAGAAGTAATGTATAAGCATATTGAACTGTACGTAAACAAATATTCAGTAAATTTAGGTACAGAAGGAAGAAAAGCTATTGATGTGCTGTTTAAACTAGCTGTTGAAAAGGGCTTAATACAACCAATTGATCGCGATTTATACTTAATTCCGTAA
- a CDS encoding ABC transporter permease: MNTPFYIARRYLFAKKSTNAINIISTISVVGVFVGSAALIIILSVFNGFEEVVLKMFNTITPQIVISPVEGKTFEPNTAYFNELKKNKSIYSYSEVLSENALLRYNDKQSVGLIKGVSPDYLKNKSLDSITIEGKFLIENGNGNHAVIGSAIQTYLMVNTTDPFNPLQIFSPKKGNKTSSVNPADDFTVLSIPVSGVFEVQQDFDNVAIVPLKFARELLGEPQKITSVEINLKPGVNADIFKEDIEKGIGKSFEVKDRIQQNKVLYNILGSEKWAVYIILTFILIIAIFNIIGSLTMLVIDKLKDIAVLSSLGAGKKLIKRIFLFEGMMITMTGCIVGLVVGFLFCLLQQKFGLIKMSQDNLVITNAYPVAFKWKDFLLVFLTVSVFSFVASALSSNLSVKKINHLNQDL, encoded by the coding sequence TTGAATACACCCTTTTACATAGCTCGCAGGTATCTTTTTGCTAAAAAATCTACTAACGCTATAAACATCATTTCTACAATTTCGGTAGTGGGTGTTTTTGTAGGGAGTGCCGCATTAATTATTATATTATCTGTATTTAATGGTTTTGAGGAAGTTGTATTAAAAATGTTTAATACGATTACCCCTCAGATAGTTATTTCGCCCGTTGAAGGCAAAACATTTGAGCCGAATACGGCTTATTTTAATGAATTAAAAAAGAATAAAAGTATTTATTCTTATAGCGAAGTCCTATCGGAAAATGCCTTGCTAAGGTATAATGATAAACAATCTGTAGGTTTAATAAAGGGGGTTAGCCCGGATTATCTGAAAAATAAGAGCCTGGATAGTATCACTATTGAGGGTAAGTTTTTAATTGAAAACGGTAATGGTAACCATGCTGTAATTGGGTCAGCAATTCAGACTTATCTGATGGTAAATACAACAGATCCTTTTAACCCGTTACAAATATTTTCTCCGAAAAAGGGAAACAAAACTAGTTCTGTTAATCCTGCAGATGATTTTACCGTATTATCGATTCCTGTGTCGGGAGTATTTGAAGTACAGCAGGATTTTGATAATGTAGCTATCGTTCCTCTAAAATTTGCAAGAGAGTTATTAGGAGAGCCTCAAAAAATTACGTCTGTTGAGATCAATCTTAAACCTGGAGTTAATGCAGATATTTTTAAAGAGGATATTGAGAAAGGCATAGGGAAGAGCTTTGAGGTTAAGGATAGGATACAGCAAAATAAAGTGCTTTATAATATTCTGGGAAGCGAAAAATGGGCAGTTTATATTATTCTTACTTTTATTTTAATTATCGCTATCTTTAATATCATAGGTTCTTTAACAATGTTGGTTATAGATAAATTGAAAGATATAGCCGTATTAAGTAGCTTGGGTGCTGGGAAAAAATTGATTAAGCGAATATTTCTATTTGAAGGAATGATGATTACTATGACCGGTTGTATTGTTGGTTTGGTGGTTGGATTTCTTTTCTGTTTATTACAACAAAAATTCGGACTTATTAAAATGTCACAAGACAATTTAGTGATTACTAATGCGTACCCGGTGGCATTTAAATGGAAGGACTTTTTGCTGGTATTTTTAACTGTAAGTGTGTTTTCTTTTGTGGCATCAGCTTTGTCATCTAACTTAAGTGTTAAGAAGATAAACCATTTGAATCAAGATCTTTAA
- a CDS encoding MBL fold metallo-hydrolase, with the protein MISIQRFTFNPVRENTYVLYDETGECAIIDPGMYDGEEQNILARFIKETKLKPVILLNTHCHYDHVFGNKFVYDTWGLKPQFHKGELFVLQAIPGYVPQMGLHYELSPEPEVFLQETGKVKFGNSELDLIFAPGHSPAHLCFYAAADNFLVGGDVLFYSSIGRTDLPGGNHMQLINSIKNNLFILPDDCEVFPGHGQPTTIGFEKQHNPFLQ; encoded by the coding sequence ATGATAAGTATACAAAGATTTACTTTTAATCCGGTAAGGGAAAATACATATGTTTTATATGATGAAACCGGTGAATGTGCAATAATTGATCCTGGAATGTATGATGGGGAAGAGCAAAACATTCTGGCCAGATTCATAAAGGAAACAAAACTAAAGCCAGTGATTTTATTAAACACCCATTGCCATTATGACCATGTATTTGGTAATAAGTTTGTTTACGATACCTGGGGACTAAAGCCCCAATTTCATAAAGGTGAGTTATTTGTGTTACAGGCTATTCCGGGTTATGTACCTCAAATGGGCTTGCATTATGAGCTTTCTCCGGAACCGGAAGTTTTTTTGCAAGAAACCGGGAAGGTTAAATTTGGTAATAGCGAGCTGGATTTGATTTTTGCCCCTGGGCATTCACCTGCACATTTGTGCTTTTATGCTGCTGCTGATAATTTTCTTGTTGGTGGTGATGTGTTGTTTTACTCAAGTATAGGCCGAACAGATCTTCCTGGAGGAAATCACATGCAATTGATCAACAGTATCAAAAATAACTTGTTTATATTGCCTGATGATTGTGAAGTTTTCCCAGGGCATGGGCAACCAACAACAATAGGTTTTGAGAAACAGCATAATCCTTTTTTACAGTAA
- a CDS encoding gliding motility lipoprotein GldD produces the protein MKKVTFFCLSMLMMWLCACTTGGNYSPKPRGYFNIEMPKKVYKTFNSGCAFSFDYPVYAEMQKDSSRDTRPCWYNLSFNQFNARLHLTYYDIASKNEYEGLIEDARTFAFKHTVKANSIDQRLINYPEKKVYGVYYAIEGNTASSVQFFLTDSTQHYFRGALYFNERPQYDSIQPVVSFIKKDIDRMISTFRWIK, from the coding sequence ATGAAGAAGGTTACATTTTTTTGTCTTTCTATGTTAATGATGTGGCTTTGTGCCTGTACCACAGGGGGTAATTATTCGCCCAAACCCAGAGGGTATTTTAATATAGAAATGCCAAAAAAGGTGTATAAAACTTTTAATAGCGGATGTGCATTTTCATTTGATTATCCGGTTTATGCAGAGATGCAGAAAGACAGCAGCAGGGATACCAGGCCTTGCTGGTACAATCTTTCTTTTAATCAGTTTAATGCCCGGTTGCATTTAACCTATTATGATATCGCTTCCAAAAATGAATACGAAGGCTTAATTGAGGATGCAAGAACTTTTGCATTTAAGCATACCGTTAAAGCAAATTCGATAGACCAAAGGCTAATTAACTATCCTGAAAAAAAGGTTTATGGCGTGTATTATGCGATAGAAGGGAATACTGCATCATCAGTACAATTCTTTTTGACAGACAGTACTCAACATTATTTTAGAGGTGCACTATACTTTAATGAGCGGCCTCAGTACGATTCTATACAGCCAGTCGTTTCCTTTATTAAAAAGGATATTGACAGAATGATTAGTACATTTAGGTGGATAAAATAA
- a CDS encoding shikimate dehydrogenase family protein, with protein MRKFGLIGFPLSHSFSKKFFTEKFLNEHITDCEYELFPIEQITLLPKLIAENVELEGLNVTIPYKLPVQTYLNEIDEAAEQIGAVNCISIQRNNGKEILKGYNTDAYGFEESLKPMLDERHTKALVFGDGGAAKAVKYVLNKLHIPFVVVTRTATSNSILYDAVTPELLKDYTVLINTTPLGMSPDTETCPDIPYEALTEAHLAYDLVYNPEETTFLAKSAANGANVKNGLEMLYLQAERSWYIWNK; from the coding sequence ATGAGAAAATTTGGGTTAATCGGGTTTCCGTTATCACATTCCTTTTCAAAAAAATTCTTTACAGAGAAATTTTTAAATGAACATATTACTGACTGTGAGTATGAGCTTTTCCCAATCGAACAAATTACGCTTTTGCCAAAACTTATAGCCGAAAATGTAGAATTGGAGGGCTTAAATGTAACCATTCCTTATAAACTTCCTGTTCAGACTTATCTAAATGAAATTGATGAGGCTGCAGAACAAATAGGTGCCGTGAATTGTATTTCGATCCAACGGAATAACGGGAAGGAAATATTGAAGGGTTACAATACAGATGCGTATGGTTTTGAAGAATCTTTAAAGCCAATGTTAGATGAACGCCACACAAAAGCCCTTGTTTTTGGAGATGGAGGCGCCGCTAAAGCAGTTAAATATGTTTTAAATAAGCTCCATATTCCTTTTGTTGTAGTTACAAGAACAGCAACATCCAATAGTATTCTATATGATGCTGTAACCCCGGAACTCCTTAAAGACTATACTGTTTTAATAAATACAACACCTTTAGGGATGTCCCCTGATACGGAAACCTGTCCGGATATACCATATGAAGCGTTGACTGAGGCTCATTTGGCTTATGATTTGGTTTACAATCCAGAGGAGACGACGTTTCTCGCAAAATCTGCGGCTAATGGAGCTAATGTTAAAAACGGATTGGAAATGTTATATCTGCAGGCAGAACGATCCTGGTATATTTGGAATAAATAG
- a CDS encoding phosphosulfolactate synthase, with product MNYPLNNIPERPVKPRNKGITMVMDKGLSLRQTEDFIDVSGIHTDIVKLGWSTSFVTPNLKEKLAIYKSAGIPTYFGGTLFEAFIIRNQFDDYCRVLEQFDMEYVEVSDGSISIEHDLKCEFIQKLSKQVTVISEVGSKDAAKIFAPYKWIKLMQAEIEAGSWKVIAEAREGGNVGIYRGSGEVREGLVDEILTQIPEETIIWEAPQKEQQVWFIKLLGANVNLGNIAPAEVIPLETIRLGLRGDTFDHFLDLAKL from the coding sequence ATGAATTACCCATTGAATAATATACCCGAACGACCTGTAAAACCTAGGAACAAAGGAATTACGATGGTTATGGATAAAGGGCTAAGCTTAAGACAGACAGAAGATTTTATAGATGTTTCCGGAATACATACAGATATTGTAAAGTTAGGTTGGTCTACGTCTTTTGTAACACCTAATTTGAAGGAAAAACTAGCTATTTATAAGTCAGCCGGCATTCCTACCTATTTTGGCGGTACTCTTTTTGAAGCGTTTATTATCAGAAATCAGTTCGACGATTATTGTCGTGTACTTGAACAGTTTGATATGGAATATGTAGAAGTTTCCGACGGTTCAATCAGTATAGAGCATGACTTGAAATGTGAGTTTATTCAAAAACTATCCAAACAGGTAACCGTAATTTCGGAAGTAGGATCTAAAGATGCAGCTAAAATATTTGCTCCTTACAAGTGGATTAAGCTAATGCAGGCTGAAATAGAAGCTGGATCGTGGAAAGTAATTGCTGAAGCCAGAGAAGGAGGTAATGTGGGGATTTATAGGGGGTCAGGTGAGGTTAGGGAAGGTTTAGTTGATGAGATCCTCACGCAGATTCCTGAAGAAACGATCATTTGGGAGGCTCCTCAAAAAGAACAGCAAGTATGGTTCATTAAGCTTCTTGGCGCAAATGTTAATCTTGGAAATATAGCCCCTGCTGAGGTAATACCTTTGGAGACCATTCGTTTAGGACTAAGAGGAGATACGTTTGATCACTTCCTGGATTTAGCGAAGTTGTAA
- a CDS encoding tetratricopeptide repeat protein, with amino-acid sequence MEEEFYFDFSDDAQRSVERYEEMIRNQDQYFFDAQAFENIIDYYIEKNDPVKALQVIEYALNQHPYAAVFLVKQAQLLFVTDQTERAFLALQKAEMLEASEAEIYILRGNIYNSLERYSEALDNFQKALEFAETTDEILLQIAYVYQNMLDYESAIVYIKQSLEQNMENKDGLYELAFCYDILDKQEESIQFYQEYIDNDPYSYAAWYNLANSYHKLDLFEKAIDAYDYAILIKDNFASAYYNKGNALVQLDRFAEAIEVYKQTFEYEKPNADTYCAIGECYEKLERMDEARSYYKKSVKMDPKMADAWFGIGVTLNFEERFFESLHFYKKAIELDGENPDFWFAIADAYYKLGQIEQSVEAYYKVLEYNPVDVEAWLDFSTVLYEQGKLLEASETIADAIKNNPDAAELYYRMVAYLFALGEKNDALLYLETALATDPDKHYILFEYLPQLQENGSILEVINRYLK; translated from the coding sequence ATGGAAGAGGAATTTTATTTTGATTTTAGCGATGATGCGCAACGTTCTGTAGAGCGTTACGAAGAGATGATACGTAATCAGGATCAGTACTTTTTTGATGCCCAGGCCTTTGAAAATATTATTGATTACTATATTGAAAAGAACGACCCGGTAAAGGCATTGCAGGTAATTGAATATGCTTTAAATCAGCATCCATATGCTGCGGTATTCCTGGTAAAGCAAGCTCAGCTATTATTTGTTACTGACCAAACTGAGCGTGCGTTTCTGGCTTTGCAAAAAGCGGAAATGCTTGAAGCTTCGGAAGCAGAAATTTATATTCTTAGGGGGAATATTTATAATAGCCTGGAGCGTTACTCGGAAGCACTGGATAATTTCCAGAAAGCACTTGAATTTGCTGAAACTACTGACGAGATTCTGTTGCAAATTGCGTATGTATACCAAAATATGCTTGATTACGAAAGTGCTATTGTTTATATTAAGCAGAGCCTGGAGCAGAATATGGAGAATAAGGATGGATTGTACGAACTTGCTTTCTGTTACGATATATTAGATAAGCAAGAGGAAAGTATTCAGTTTTATCAGGAATATATTGATAATGACCCTTATTCATATGCAGCATGGTACAATCTTGCAAATTCCTATCATAAGCTGGATCTTTTTGAAAAAGCAATTGATGCTTATGACTATGCAATCCTGATTAAAGATAATTTTGCATCTGCTTATTATAATAAAGGGAATGCCCTGGTTCAGCTTGACCGATTTGCTGAAGCAATAGAGGTTTATAAGCAAACATTTGAGTACGAAAAACCTAACGCTGATACATATTGTGCCATTGGGGAGTGCTATGAGAAGCTGGAGCGTATGGATGAAGCGAGGTCTTATTATAAAAAGTCGGTAAAAATGGATCCAAAGATGGCGGATGCCTGGTTTGGAATAGGAGTAACGCTTAATTTTGAAGAGCGCTTCTTTGAGTCACTTCATTTTTACAAAAAAGCAATTGAGCTTGATGGAGAGAATCCTGACTTTTGGTTTGCTATAGCAGATGCTTATTATAAGCTGGGACAGATAGAGCAATCTGTTGAAGCTTATTATAAAGTCCTTGAATATAATCCGGTGGATGTAGAAGCCTGGTTGGATTTTTCTACGGTTTTGTATGAGCAAGGTAAATTGCTGGAAGCATCTGAAACCATTGCTGATGCTATAAAAAACAACCCTGATGCTGCAGAGCTCTATTACAGAATGGTAGCTTACTTGTTTGCTCTTGGTGAAAAGAACGATGCATTGTTGTATCTTGAAACCGCATTGGCAACAGATCCTGATAAACATTACATTTTATTTGAATATTTGCCCCAATTACAAGAGAACGGTTCCATACTTGAAGTAATCAACCGTTATTTAAAATAA
- a CDS encoding nuclear transport factor 2 family protein, whose translation MKQFLKIKKRNFLIIVFLLTAINVTGQIQQHEEDLVKATINKLFEGMKNTDSAMVSNAFASNAIMQSIHKSKDGEFKLTDEKVSDFIKFTGTSHKEKFDERIIFTKILIDGNLASVWTDYKFYIDNKFSHCGVNSFQLFKDKTTWKIIYIVDTRRKENCL comes from the coding sequence ATGAAACAGTTCCTAAAAATAAAAAAGCGTAACTTTCTGATTATTGTTTTTCTTCTGACAGCAATAAACGTTACTGGCCAAATCCAGCAACATGAAGAAGACCTTGTAAAGGCCACAATAAATAAGCTATTTGAAGGCATGAAAAACACTGATAGTGCGATGGTTAGCAATGCTTTTGCAAGTAATGCAATTATGCAGTCCATCCATAAATCAAAAGACGGAGAATTTAAACTAACTGATGAAAAGGTCTCTGATTTCATCAAATTTACAGGAACTTCACATAAGGAAAAATTCGATGAACGCATTATCTTTACAAAGATCCTGATAGACGGAAATCTAGCCAGTGTGTGGACAGACTATAAGTTCTACATTGACAATAAATTTAGCCATTGTGGCGTCAATTCTTTCCAGTTATTTAAAGATAAAACCACATGGAAAATTATCTATATTGTTGATACCCGAAGAAAAGAGAATTGCCTTTAA